In the Colwellia sp. 20A7 genome, one interval contains:
- a CDS encoding serine O-acetyltransferase produces the protein MEYLKADLKQKQRIFAKDGAQVGMIRIMMSDGTSANILYRVMRWFAEHNLAIIAYAFQWLNKFLNGCVIGIGADFDKGFVIMHPIGIVINSKVKGGKNITLESGVVIGDEKGESPTFGQNIFIGAGAKVIGKLTVEDDVKIGANAVLTKSAPAGSTMLGIPAKPYHKKTSGDV, from the coding sequence ATGGAATATTTAAAAGCAGATCTTAAGCAAAAACAACGAATTTTTGCTAAGGACGGAGCACAAGTAGGAATGATACGCATAATGATGTCTGACGGCACAAGTGCTAATATTTTATATAGAGTTATGCGTTGGTTTGCAGAGCATAATTTAGCAATAATTGCCTATGCCTTTCAATGGCTAAATAAGTTCCTTAATGGCTGCGTTATAGGTATTGGTGCTGATTTCGATAAAGGCTTTGTCATAATGCACCCCATCGGTATTGTTATTAATTCTAAAGTCAAAGGCGGTAAAAATATCACACTAGAAAGTGGGGTAGTTATTGGTGACGAAAAAGGGGAATCCCCGACTTTTGGTCAAAATATATTTATTGGTGCCGGCGCAAAAGTTATTGGCAAGCTAACTGTTGAAGATGATGTAAAAATTGGCGCTAATGCAGTATTAACCAAAAGTGCTCCTGCTGGCTCTACCATGCTAGGTATTCCTGCCAAACCTTATCACAAAAAAACTAGTGGGGATGTGTAA